From one Rhopalosiphum padi isolate XX-2018 chromosome 2, ASM2088224v1, whole genome shotgun sequence genomic stretch:
- the LOC132920918 gene encoding uncharacterized protein LOC132920918 isoform X1 has protein sequence MNRYRGIIRPDNKIKCKYRHGEMNNFLWHVAPKGLLKVKTNSALERYYFKMQKTKLRMIAEKLDIIARREEIKLMRWLVKGKIETWDISDSLENTPVIRNRLEVERLLELNKKPYKKPYQHPCTKRLERQNFKNLTPEVERWGIIFREVKFGESFNVDHYHHGRLLKRKIKEHKIETGLYMRRSNFQLKLKDENADAMKKIPLHDFKTLFETSNKLMKEPVCWHY, from the exons ATGAACCGTTATCGCGGGATTATCCGCCCagacaataaaataaagtgtaaatatag gcatggagaaatgaacaattttttatggCATGTTGCTCCAAAAGGCTTATTAAAAGTCAAAACTAATTCTGCTTTGGAacgctattattttaaaatgcaaaagaCCAAATTACGAATGATAGCtgaaaaattagatataattgcg agACGAGAAGAAATCAAACTGATGAGATGGCTTGTTAAAGGCAAAATAGAAACATGGGACATAAGTGATTCTCTCGAAAACACCCCCGTTATACGCAATAGACTAGAGGTAGAGAGATTATTGGAATTAAACAAGAAGCCG tataaaaaacctTATCAGCATCCATGTACAAAAAGACTTGAAAGACAGAATTTTAAGAATCTTACGCCGGAAGTTGAACGATGGGGTATAATATTCAGGGAAGTGAAATTCGGAGAAAGTTTTAATGTCGATCATTACCACCATGGTAgacttttaaaacgaaaaataaaagaacataaGATAGAAACTGGACTATACATGCGACGATCAAACTTCCAACTCAAATTAAAAGATGAAAACGCAGACGCAATGAAAAAGATTCCA CTACATGACTTCAAAACCCTCTTCGAAACAAGCAATAAACTTATGAAAGAACCCGTTTGCTGGCATTACTAG
- the LOC132920918 gene encoding uncharacterized protein LOC132920918 isoform X2: MEGKTVRHGEMNNFLWHVAPKGLLKVKTNSALERYYFKMQKTKLRMIAEKLDIIARREEIKLMRWLVKGKIETWDISDSLENTPVIRNRLEVERLLELNKKPYKKPYQHPCTKRLERQNFKNLTPEVERWGIIFREVKFGESFNVDHYHHGRLLKRKIKEHKIETGLYMRRSNFQLKLKDENADAMKKIPLHDFKTLFETSNKLMKEPVCWHY; this comes from the exons atgGAAGGCAAGACAGTACG gcatggagaaatgaacaattttttatggCATGTTGCTCCAAAAGGCTTATTAAAAGTCAAAACTAATTCTGCTTTGGAacgctattattttaaaatgcaaaagaCCAAATTACGAATGATAGCtgaaaaattagatataattgcg agACGAGAAGAAATCAAACTGATGAGATGGCTTGTTAAAGGCAAAATAGAAACATGGGACATAAGTGATTCTCTCGAAAACACCCCCGTTATACGCAATAGACTAGAGGTAGAGAGATTATTGGAATTAAACAAGAAGCCG tataaaaaacctTATCAGCATCCATGTACAAAAAGACTTGAAAGACAGAATTTTAAGAATCTTACGCCGGAAGTTGAACGATGGGGTATAATATTCAGGGAAGTGAAATTCGGAGAAAGTTTTAATGTCGATCATTACCACCATGGTAgacttttaaaacgaaaaataaaagaacataaGATAGAAACTGGACTATACATGCGACGATCAAACTTCCAACTCAAATTAAAAGATGAAAACGCAGACGCAATGAAAAAGATTCCA CTACATGACTTCAAAACCCTCTTCGAAACAAGCAATAAACTTATGAAAGAACCCGTTTGCTGGCATTACTAG
- the LOC132920918 gene encoding uncharacterized protein LOC132920918 isoform X3 gives MNNFLWHVAPKGLLKVKTNSALERYYFKMQKTKLRMIAEKLDIIARREEIKLMRWLVKGKIETWDISDSLENTPVIRNRLEVERLLELNKKPYKKPYQHPCTKRLERQNFKNLTPEVERWGIIFREVKFGESFNVDHYHHGRLLKRKIKEHKIETGLYMRRSNFQLKLKDENADAMKKIPLHDFKTLFETSNKLMKEPVCWHY, from the exons atgaacaattttttatggCATGTTGCTCCAAAAGGCTTATTAAAAGTCAAAACTAATTCTGCTTTGGAacgctattattttaaaatgcaaaagaCCAAATTACGAATGATAGCtgaaaaattagatataattgcg agACGAGAAGAAATCAAACTGATGAGATGGCTTGTTAAAGGCAAAATAGAAACATGGGACATAAGTGATTCTCTCGAAAACACCCCCGTTATACGCAATAGACTAGAGGTAGAGAGATTATTGGAATTAAACAAGAAGCCG tataaaaaacctTATCAGCATCCATGTACAAAAAGACTTGAAAGACAGAATTTTAAGAATCTTACGCCGGAAGTTGAACGATGGGGTATAATATTCAGGGAAGTGAAATTCGGAGAAAGTTTTAATGTCGATCATTACCACCATGGTAgacttttaaaacgaaaaataaaagaacataaGATAGAAACTGGACTATACATGCGACGATCAAACTTCCAACTCAAATTAAAAGATGAAAACGCAGACGCAATGAAAAAGATTCCA CTACATGACTTCAAAACCCTCTTCGAAACAAGCAATAAACTTATGAAAGAACCCGTTTGCTGGCATTACTAG